The DNA window GTCGCGCCCGTCCAGGCCCGCTATGGCCGCACGCCCTTCGTCGGCGTTGCTGTACTCGACGAAGCCGAAGCCCTTCGGATTGCCGCTGGCAGGATCGACTGCGACCTTCAGCGTGACCAGCTTGCCGTACGGATCGGCCAGACGGTTGAGCTCGGCCTTGCTGACTTCCTTTGAAAGATTGCCCACGTAGAGTTTCATCGCGCTTCCTGAGGTCCTGGGGCGGAGAATGCGAGATCCCCGCGTGGATCTCTCGCATTCTTCGCGGCCGTGGAAATTACCTTGCAGCCTCTTCGGATCGACGCGGCTTCGCCTCGTTGACCCGCAGAGGCTGGCCTTCGACGTCGCGCCCGTCCAGGCCGGAGATCGCATTGCGCCCTTCGTCGGAGCTGGAATATTCGAGAAAGCCGAAGCCCTTGGCGGCGCCGCTCGAGCGGTCGGTCGCGATGGCTGCGGAGAGCAGCTTTCCGTAGGGAGCACCCAGCTCGTTGAGCTGAGCATCCGTGATCTTTTTCGACAGGTTGCCGACGTAGAGTCTCATCAGAATCCTTTGCCGCAGTGCGGATCGCCCCAGTGCAAAACCGCCGAGCGGCACATGCGGCTCGGCTGCAAGACAGTGTGCGGCTGAGCTAAGAGACGTGATTCCAGAGATTCTGACTTAGTTCAGAAGGACTGAAAGCCGAGGAGCGTTCCTCAGCGTGCCCGCACTGTACGCTTATCGGGTGGCCTTGTCACCGTGTTTTCGTCGTGACCGGCCGCGCGGCATGCGGGGATGGAGCGCTACGGCTTCTCCGGGAGCGGTGCGGCATCGGTGGGCGGTTGTTCCGGCGCGGACGGATCGGCGGCCGCGTCATCGGTACTGTCGGCCGTGCCGGTGCCGGTGCCCGTGCCCGTGCTGGTGCGGAGCAGCTTGGCTTCCTTCTTCCGGCGACGCTCGGCTTCCTTTTTTCGCTTCTCGAACTGGTAGTTGGGCTTCTTGGCCAAAGGGCTTGCTCCGCGGACGGCAATGACACTGCCGCGCGAAGGCGCGTCGACCAGTGCGGGGTGGGGCGAGGATGGTCCCTCGACAATCCTGGAGCGGTATCCCGGGCGGAGCCCGGCATCAAGCCGCCGCTCCCCGGCTGCTGGCGGTTCGTGCGAGCTGCCGCGGCGCACGCGACGCGGCAGCTCGCGGTCCGTGCGGTCGGGCGCGGCGCACGCGGCGCGGCTGCTGGCGGTCGTGCGGTCGGGCGCGGCAACACGACGCGGCTGCGCTCACGCTCCCGGGCGCTATTTCTCGCGCGCCACCTCCGTGTTGACCATGAGCGAGCCGTCGTACATCACCGAGCTGGCCCGCAGCTGCTTGCTGCTGCCGGAGATCACCACGAACTCGCACCAAAGGTCGGTGGCATTGAAAGCGAGC is part of the Candidatus Limnocylindrales bacterium genome and encodes:
- a CDS encoding RNA-binding protein yields the protein MKLYVGNLSKEVSKAELNRLADPYGKLVTLKVAVDPASGNPKGFGFVEYSNADEGRAAIAGLDGRDVRGQALIVVEARQPKRIPSRTER